The following proteins are co-located in the Paludibaculum fermentans genome:
- a CDS encoding serine hydrolase domain-containing protein translates to MKSTKTISAFGAYAVLFSAFAMPACAQTYDFARLDRLLRRAAANLPSGLEVSIVQNGQEIYRKQFGRWRRDRQGPIASSTKWLSGAVILSLVDDGTLSLDDKANQYLPYLTGEKSAITIRQLMSHTSGFGGEFPLVNRCLGDASSTLDECAQALAKAPLQIPPGTGFIYSGAGMQVAGRVAEVASGKDWQTLFHERIGGPLGLQATDYEYKGPTQNPRISGGGRSTASDYMKFLRMVAGWGLFEGRRVLSAEAVDAMLSDQTRGVPIVESPFQRAAAYDPKAAANRYGIGNWLEDLDEHGQTTWNSSPGVTGWTPFIDRSRDLQVVVATESFRGFLPYYFQMKEILKDMMPQSGSASAGPNQAGTMRPIAGAVHAKDVVQGGKR, encoded by the coding sequence ATGAAATCAACAAAAACCATATCTGCGTTCGGTGCTTACGCGGTTTTGTTCTCTGCTTTCGCAATGCCGGCGTGCGCCCAGACCTACGACTTTGCCCGATTGGACCGGTTGCTCCGGCGTGCCGCCGCCAACCTGCCCAGCGGCCTGGAGGTCTCGATCGTCCAGAACGGCCAGGAGATTTACAGGAAGCAGTTTGGCCGTTGGCGCCGCGATCGTCAGGGTCCGATTGCCTCTTCCACGAAGTGGCTCTCAGGCGCGGTGATCCTGTCTCTGGTGGATGACGGCACGCTGTCGCTGGATGACAAGGCAAACCAGTATCTGCCCTACCTGACCGGTGAGAAGTCGGCTATCACGATCAGGCAGTTGATGAGCCATACATCGGGATTCGGAGGCGAATTCCCGCTGGTAAACCGCTGCCTCGGCGACGCATCCTCCACTCTGGATGAGTGCGCACAGGCATTGGCCAAAGCGCCCTTGCAGATTCCGCCGGGCACCGGCTTCATTTACTCCGGAGCTGGCATGCAGGTAGCGGGCAGGGTAGCGGAGGTGGCGTCGGGCAAAGATTGGCAGACGCTCTTCCATGAGCGCATCGGCGGCCCCCTGGGCCTGCAGGCCACTGACTATGAGTACAAGGGGCCGACGCAGAATCCGCGCATTTCCGGCGGAGGCCGGTCCACCGCCAGCGACTACATGAAGTTCCTGCGGATGGTAGCGGGGTGGGGCCTCTTTGAAGGCCGGCGGGTTCTGTCCGCCGAGGCGGTGGATGCGATGCTGAGCGACCAGACCCGCGGCGTGCCCATCGTCGAATCACCCTTTCAGCGGGCCGCCGCCTATGATCCGAAGGCTGCCGCAAACCGGTATGGCATCGGCAACTGGCTGGAGGACCTGGATGAGCATGGCCAGACCACGTGGAACAGCAGCCCTGGCGTGACCGGTTGGACTCCCTTCATCGACCGGAGCCGCGATCTCCAGGTGGTTGTAGCCACTGAGAGCTTCAGGGGATTTCTGCCTTACTACTTCCAGATGAAGGAGATTCTGAAGGACATGATGCCACAGAGTGGGTCCGCATCGGCGGGACCCAACCAAGCCGGAACGATGCGGCCCATCGCCGGCGCAGTGCATGCAAAGGACGTAGTGCAAGGAGGCAAACGATGA
- a CDS encoding SRPBCC family protein: MKTILIALAVAIAGILLFATTRPDTFRVERTITIQAPPEKIIPFLEDFHQWPAWSPYEKLDPAMKRTLSGAERGKGAVYQWDGNRKAGSGRMEVLDVVPSSKVSIQLEFTQPLESKNLAEFDLMNKGGATSVTWSMSGPQPYVTKVVTIFVSMDKLVGGDFETGLVNLKAAAEK, from the coding sequence ATGAAGACGATACTCATCGCATTGGCGGTCGCCATCGCTGGAATTCTCCTGTTTGCCACCACACGCCCGGACACGTTCCGCGTCGAGCGCACGATCACCATTCAGGCGCCGCCTGAGAAGATCATTCCATTTCTGGAAGACTTCCACCAGTGGCCCGCCTGGTCGCCCTATGAAAAGCTGGATCCGGCCATGAAGCGCACCCTCAGTGGCGCGGAAAGAGGCAAGGGCGCGGTCTACCAATGGGATGGCAACCGGAAGGCCGGCAGCGGGCGAATGGAGGTTCTGGATGTTGTGCCCAGCTCCAAAGTCAGCATCCAGTTGGAGTTTACCCAGCCGTTGGAGTCGAAGAATCTCGCAGAGTTCGACCTGATGAACAAAGGCGGCGCAACTAGCGTCACCTGGAGCATGTCGGGTCCGCAGCCTTACGTGACCAAGGTGGTGACCATCTTTGTCAGCATGGACAAACTGGTCGGTGGTGACTTTGAAACCGGCCTGGTCAATCTGAAAGCGGCCGCCGAGAAGTAG
- a CDS encoding VOC family protein — protein MADNLGTYRTVTPYLVVPDADAELKFLAAAFGAVEKDCTRNEDNTVMHAEVHIGDSLVMLGQASEQWKALAASLYLWVPDVDEVYAKALAAGATSQSAPEDKPYGHRNAGVVDPCGITWWIGAPVK, from the coding sequence ATGGCAGACAATCTGGGAACATATCGAACCGTCACACCCTACCTCGTGGTGCCAGACGCGGATGCTGAGCTGAAGTTCCTCGCGGCTGCGTTCGGCGCCGTGGAAAAGGACTGCACTCGCAACGAAGACAATACGGTGATGCACGCCGAAGTGCATATCGGCGACTCGCTGGTCATGCTGGGGCAGGCCAGCGAACAGTGGAAAGCGCTCGCCGCCTCGCTCTACCTGTGGGTGCCGGATGTGGACGAGGTGTATGCCAAGGCGCTCGCGGCCGGCGCCACATCGCAAAGCGCGCCCGAGGACAAACCATACGGACACAGGAACGCCGGGGTAGTGGATCCTTGCGGGATTACCTGGTGGATCGGAGCGCCCGTCAAATAG
- a CDS encoding helix-turn-helix domain-containing protein yields MTFVQRVPPPPLDASIAAIWYCESELRPHTLERVLPNGCAQLIVNLAEDQTRGYLLDGEELRVVTTSGTVLAGVQSRFSIIDTLEQQCVLGVTFRPGGTLPFFRMPAHELCDVDLPLEFAWGARARELREQLLEATGPEAKIDAMQRALLEQWRPESLHAAVDFAVASLARNPRTASIAHLTGQVGLSPKRFIERFKTAVGVSPKHYCRILRFQSALALAEQGHRVEWTRIAVDCGYFDQAHFIHDFRSFAGITPTGYHAGRTEFRNHVKFLQSTIKSA; encoded by the coding sequence ATGACCTTCGTCCAACGTGTCCCGCCACCTCCGCTCGATGCCTCGATCGCGGCCATCTGGTACTGCGAGAGCGAGCTGCGCCCGCACACCCTGGAACGGGTTCTGCCCAACGGCTGCGCGCAGCTGATCGTGAACCTGGCGGAGGATCAGACGCGCGGCTACCTGCTGGACGGGGAGGAACTCCGGGTAGTTACGACCTCTGGCACGGTGCTGGCAGGCGTGCAGTCACGATTCTCGATCATTGACACCTTGGAGCAGCAGTGCGTTCTGGGCGTCACCTTCCGGCCCGGCGGCACCCTGCCCTTCTTCCGCATGCCCGCGCATGAGCTTTGCGATGTCGACCTGCCTCTCGAGTTCGCCTGGGGCGCGCGGGCCAGGGAGCTTCGCGAACAGTTACTGGAGGCCACAGGACCGGAGGCGAAGATCGATGCCATGCAGCGGGCCCTCCTCGAACAATGGAGACCGGAAAGTCTTCACGCGGCGGTGGATTTCGCAGTGGCCAGCCTGGCGCGGAACCCGCGGACAGCCAGTATCGCGCACCTAACCGGCCAAGTCGGGCTCAGCCCCAAGCGCTTCATCGAACGCTTCAAGACCGCGGTTGGCGTGTCGCCCAAGCACTACTGCCGGATCCTACGCTTTCAGAGTGCCCTGGCTCTGGCGGAGCAAGGTCATCGGGTGGAATGGACCCGCATCGCGGTCGATTGCGGCTACTTCGACCAGGCACACTTCATCCACGATTTCCGGTCGTTCGCCGGCATCACGCCGACCGGGTATCATGCGGGCCGGACGGAATTCCGCAACCACGTCAAATTTCTACAATCCACCATCAAATCCGCGTGA
- a CDS encoding zinc-dependent alcohol dehydrogenase family protein: MRALILEQFGSPLRLTEIPKPVTGPGQVLVRVGASGVNPLDLKIKAGAAGHAKAVLPAILGLDLAGTVEAAGAGVTAFREGDEVYGLTGGVGGVPGSLAEYAVVDADLLARKPSRLSMREAAAIPLGFITAWEGLVDRARIQGGEQVLIHAGAGGVGHMAVQLACAYGADVYATVSPGKNAIVEGYGASPIDYRAEAVAAYVDRCTGGRGFDVVYDTVGGATLDASFVAVKSYTGRVVSCLGWGTHSLAPLSFRAATYSGVFTLMPLLTGKGRAHHGEILQEAARLADAGKLTPLVDATEFSLESVEAAHQLAESGHARGKVVISI; the protein is encoded by the coding sequence TTGAGAGCGTTGATTCTCGAGCAGTTTGGATCCCCCCTGCGGTTAACCGAAATACCGAAACCCGTCACTGGACCAGGACAGGTCCTGGTGCGGGTGGGCGCCAGCGGAGTAAACCCGCTCGACCTGAAGATCAAGGCTGGAGCAGCCGGCCATGCCAAAGCGGTTCTTCCGGCCATACTCGGACTCGATCTGGCGGGCACTGTGGAAGCCGCTGGTGCCGGCGTGACGGCATTCCGCGAGGGCGATGAAGTATATGGCCTCACTGGCGGTGTCGGCGGCGTGCCGGGATCGCTGGCGGAATACGCCGTCGTGGATGCGGATTTGCTCGCGCGGAAGCCATCGCGGCTGAGCATGCGCGAAGCAGCCGCCATCCCGCTGGGATTCATTACCGCCTGGGAGGGGCTCGTCGATCGAGCCCGTATCCAGGGCGGCGAGCAGGTACTGATTCACGCCGGGGCTGGCGGTGTCGGTCACATGGCCGTACAACTTGCCTGTGCTTATGGCGCGGATGTTTATGCCACCGTGTCGCCAGGAAAGAACGCGATTGTTGAGGGTTATGGCGCGTCTCCAATCGACTACAGGGCTGAAGCAGTCGCAGCATATGTGGATCGATGCACCGGCGGCCGTGGCTTCGATGTGGTGTATGACACAGTCGGGGGCGCAACCCTGGACGCTTCGTTCGTGGCTGTCAAATCGTACACGGGCCGAGTCGTCAGTTGCCTGGGTTGGGGCACACACTCACTGGCTCCGCTCTCATTCCGGGCGGCTACGTATTCGGGCGTCTTCACGCTCATGCCGCTGCTCACAGGTAAAGGACGCGCGCATCATGGGGAGATCCTGCAGGAGGCGGCCAGGCTCGCCGACGCCGGAAAGCTGACGCCATTAGTCGATGCCACTGAGTTCTCGCTGGAGAGTGTGGAAGCGGCGCATCAATTGGCGGAGAGCGGCCACGCCAGGGGCAAAGTCGTGATCAGTATTTGA
- a CDS encoding serine/threonine-protein kinase — MKTVLTAADWTLLQEIFNQAVELPPEPRAIYLDAACRERPDLRARVEALVRSALNEENVIASAIADAADEHASASLPAPGDRIGHYQITRVVGRGGMGIVYEAVRADDQYEKKVAIKLVAAGLLTRDLLPRFRAERQILANLDHPNVARLLDGGTTEVGLPYVVLEFVDGQPLDTYCDEHKLDTPQRLKLLVEIARAVQYAHQNLVVHRDLKPGNILVTPQGVPKLLDFGIAKLLQLDSGASGPQLTVETTRMMTPEYASPEQLVGRPVSTATDVYQLGVILYELLAGRRPFRAEDLPLGELERAICQQAPARLAVEADLDRIAQKALEKEPPHRYPSASEFADDLERYLGGFPVRARPVSWRYRTRKFVRRNRAWVGAAAVFVLVIVGFGASMAVLARRARTEAATARQVTDFMVGLFDASDPDHGGADKITARDLLDKGVGRIDSQLKENPAVQARLYATIGSIYSNLGLFQQARDILAKALTLRNKLGIDNEAAASTLSSLGELSFELGNFQDCEKYYREAARLHLAAGGEKSPDLIADYSALAGSLSAGNRLAEAEEFGRRALALSIQLHGRVNAETALAMNNLKSVLLLRGDYVKAEQLARDAYEIRKQVSPEGRDLAMFEGNLAYVLGMLGRFQEAELHARQAYALVLRAMGDGTPGMAYRRIVLAKILLSTGKFQEALALSKQGFEMQSKLLGEAHPDTSFGAETYALALLASGHAAQALPLCEHSRENRIRGEGADHPNAGVAAMICGEIQMANGNLNAAAELFNDASRIREKRYGRKNALFAESEISRADVLNQRGEYAGAEELLQDALATLGTAYPAGHPETARARLQLAIGLLKRNSAASAVPLLEQAYTATRASYGPAHPRTAQAGIWLAAGLSEVPTLDDRGRSRIRQLLAEHGPVINSAGPSVHVEHQMLARLQRGPRSLFAKD, encoded by the coding sequence GTGAAGACCGTTCTGACCGCGGCCGACTGGACGCTGCTGCAGGAGATATTCAACCAGGCCGTGGAGCTGCCGCCGGAGCCGCGCGCGATCTACCTGGACGCCGCCTGCCGGGAGAGGCCGGATCTGCGCGCCCGGGTGGAGGCCCTGGTCCGCTCCGCGCTCAACGAGGAGAACGTCATCGCATCCGCGATCGCGGATGCCGCCGATGAACACGCTTCGGCCAGTCTTCCGGCGCCGGGCGACCGCATTGGCCACTATCAGATCACGCGCGTGGTAGGGCGCGGGGGCATGGGCATCGTCTACGAGGCCGTGCGGGCCGACGACCAGTATGAGAAGAAGGTCGCGATCAAGCTCGTAGCCGCCGGGCTGCTCACCCGCGATCTGCTGCCGCGTTTCCGGGCGGAGCGGCAGATTCTGGCCAACCTGGATCATCCTAATGTGGCTCGACTACTGGACGGCGGCACCACAGAAGTCGGGTTGCCCTACGTTGTGCTGGAGTTCGTGGACGGGCAGCCGCTCGATACCTATTGCGACGAGCACAAACTCGACACGCCCCAGCGGCTGAAGCTGCTGGTCGAGATCGCACGGGCCGTCCAGTATGCTCACCAGAATCTGGTGGTCCATCGCGATCTGAAGCCAGGGAATATCCTGGTCACGCCGCAGGGTGTGCCGAAGCTGCTGGATTTCGGGATCGCCAAGCTCCTGCAGTTGGACTCCGGCGCGTCCGGGCCGCAACTGACGGTTGAGACGACACGGATGATGACTCCGGAGTATGCGAGCCCGGAGCAACTCGTGGGACGGCCCGTGAGCACGGCGACCGACGTCTACCAACTGGGCGTCATTCTCTATGAGCTGCTGGCTGGGCGCAGGCCGTTCCGGGCCGAAGACCTGCCGCTGGGCGAGCTGGAACGGGCCATCTGCCAGCAGGCGCCGGCGCGGCTGGCTGTGGAGGCCGATCTCGACCGCATCGCACAAAAGGCACTGGAGAAGGAGCCTCCGCACCGCTATCCCTCCGCCAGCGAATTTGCCGACGACCTGGAGCGATACCTGGGCGGGTTTCCCGTGCGGGCCCGGCCTGTCTCCTGGCGCTACCGCACCCGCAAGTTCGTCCGCAGGAATCGCGCCTGGGTGGGCGCGGCCGCGGTGTTCGTCCTGGTGATCGTGGGTTTCGGAGCCAGCATGGCCGTTCTTGCGCGCCGTGCGCGCACAGAGGCGGCCACGGCGAGGCAGGTGACGGACTTCATGGTCGGCCTCTTCGATGCCAGCGACCCGGATCATGGCGGCGCCGACAAGATCACGGCACGCGACCTGCTCGACAAGGGCGTGGGGCGCATCGATTCACAACTGAAGGAGAATCCGGCTGTCCAGGCTCGGCTGTACGCCACCATCGGATCCATCTACAGCAATCTGGGCCTGTTCCAGCAGGCGCGCGATATTCTGGCCAAAGCCCTCACGCTGCGAAACAAGTTGGGGATCGACAATGAGGCGGCCGCCTCCACTCTTTCCAGCCTGGGTGAGCTGTCCTTTGAGCTGGGCAACTTCCAGGACTGCGAGAAATACTATCGGGAGGCGGCCAGGTTGCATCTGGCGGCAGGGGGAGAGAAAAGCCCCGATTTGATCGCCGACTACTCCGCGCTTGCGGGCAGCCTGAGCGCAGGGAACCGTCTGGCGGAGGCCGAGGAGTTCGGCCGGCGGGCCCTCGCTCTGTCCATTCAATTGCATGGCCGGGTGAACGCGGAGACCGCGCTGGCGATGAATAACCTGAAGTCCGTTCTGCTGCTGCGTGGCGACTACGTGAAGGCGGAGCAACTGGCCCGGGACGCCTATGAGATCCGCAAACAGGTCTCACCCGAAGGCCGGGACCTGGCCATGTTTGAGGGGAACCTCGCCTATGTGCTGGGGATGCTGGGGCGGTTCCAGGAAGCGGAGCTCCACGCGCGGCAGGCATACGCGCTGGTGCTGCGAGCCATGGGCGACGGAACTCCAGGCATGGCCTACCGGCGGATTGTGCTGGCCAAGATCCTGTTGTCCACCGGCAAATTCCAGGAGGCTCTCGCACTCTCCAAGCAAGGCTTCGAGATGCAGAGCAAACTGCTCGGAGAAGCGCATCCCGATACGTCCTTCGGCGCCGAGACCTATGCGCTGGCGCTGCTGGCCTCGGGCCACGCGGCCCAAGCCCTCCCCCTCTGCGAGCATTCCCGGGAAAACCGCATTCGAGGCGAAGGAGCAGACCATCCAAATGCCGGTGTCGCGGCCATGATTTGCGGAGAGATCCAAATGGCGAACGGCAACCTCAACGCCGCGGCGGAGCTGTTCAACGACGCCAGCCGGATTCGTGAGAAGCGTTATGGCCGGAAGAACGCTCTGTTCGCCGAGTCAGAGATCTCGAGGGCCGATGTCCTCAATCAACGCGGCGAATATGCGGGCGCCGAGGAGTTGCTGCAGGATGCCCTGGCCACCCTGGGGACCGCCTATCCAGCCGGCCATCCGGAGACCGCACGGGCACGCCTTCAATTGGCGATTGGCTTGCTGAAGCGGAACTCCGCCGCGAGCGCCGTGCCCCTGCTGGAGCAGGCCTACACAGCCACGCGGGCTTCCTACGGACCCGCCCACCCGAGGACCGCCCAGGCCGGGATCTGGCTGGCGGCGGGCCTCAGCGAAGTTCCAACGCTGGACGACCGGGGCCGGTCGAGAATCCGCCAATTGCTGGCAGAGCACGGGCCAGTCATCAACTCGGCGGGTCCATCCGTCCATGTCGAGCATCAAATGCTTGCGCGGCTGCAGCGAGGGCCGCGATCACTGTTTGCGAAGGACTGA
- a CDS encoding sigma-70 family RNA polymerase sigma factor, with translation MSDDIALTQLLRASQQGDAAATDRLIPLIYDRLHAVAGAMMRHERPDHTLSATALLHESYIRLFQAEIEWDGRTHFFRLAACMMRRILVDHAKARRREKRGGGAEWISLDDPLKPIQVADPAAAIGILELDEALSQLARQDERKAQIVELVYFGGLTYEEAAAAMEISPATLHRDLRLAKAWLQTVLTPEPRP, from the coding sequence ATGAGCGATGACATTGCACTCACACAGCTTCTAAGGGCCTCGCAGCAAGGGGATGCCGCAGCCACCGACAGGCTGATTCCGTTGATCTACGACCGTCTGCATGCCGTTGCCGGCGCAATGATGCGGCACGAGCGGCCGGATCACACTTTATCCGCCACGGCGCTGCTGCACGAGTCCTATATCCGGCTGTTCCAGGCGGAGATCGAATGGGATGGACGGACGCACTTCTTCCGGCTGGCGGCCTGCATGATGCGCCGCATCCTGGTGGATCACGCCAAGGCTCGGAGACGCGAGAAGCGCGGCGGCGGAGCCGAATGGATTTCCCTGGACGACCCGCTGAAGCCGATTCAGGTGGCCGATCCGGCGGCCGCCATTGGAATCCTTGAGCTCGATGAGGCGCTCTCACAGCTCGCCCGCCAGGATGAGCGGAAAGCCCAGATCGTCGAATTGGTATATTTTGGCGGGTTGACCTACGAAGAGGCAGCGGCTGCGATGGAGATTTCACCGGCCACCCTGCACCGCGACCTGCGTCTCGCCAAGGCCTGGCTGCAGACAGTTCTTACTCCGGAACCCCGGCCGTGA
- a CDS encoding metallophosphoesterase family protein: MLQTAANAQQKTDVTFAFTADTHISYNGTNDDTALLGIATDSTSPDLALFMALRQNETMVSLATPYTSYNGCTLSGSWSQPRYKTLCNQIQLVRKLNALTSSAVAPGGGTTYRNAWPATTWTQNGKSRRFASAGRSFSSLQGLIVGGDLTDCAGGSIGECDPKYDGARHGQTYAFQALFDRSAGSDYRSKIATASFLRGLRQISDDIPLHYALYPELGNHDLSHFDINDGSSKLVDYVKSWNPDASGDHKVTNRDSDSGAYSMDWGNLHVIVAGVSPGASGHEYRYSDSSMEWFKKDLATYAYDGRPVVIAQHFGFDTAWSLTSEFWQESDRIEGFIGLWPAIKDYNVIGFFTGHDHSVGKPYQFPDWNTFPNSMGYDVFRPGAGYSQQFAAIRVTDHSLDVAYTKQKDYDSSGNVALATDANGLFTKKLVPGPKLSPDLPQLIDPALPAVQAAAMSTFSGNNYILTVDANRGYKVRRADSRGFPATTVQTGVMPGSVPNLRSYRAEPHGETRILATTPQGTAAYRMSEPNGFPSTTKLELQKLWEVSFIRGDLVMPFETWNSFFYENGGKENNYLLVEDAGSPTVSIYRVGQQGPAFVASRTLNSSLIGTVDVPFTYKAANGKRYPGFLRYAKDLQLTNGTTPNVEFYGINDDDANNLTISSLGSEQWPTGGTPIPIRMYDGSTEIIVKTAFAQASLPLYTSSPYVVRAVLDDGTGTDIAWRGRVGLPSNLAGFVHLGYSKDGKTQLGVLGDIGFYARYSMEP, encoded by the coding sequence ATGCTGCAAACGGCTGCGAATGCGCAGCAGAAGACCGATGTCACTTTCGCCTTCACGGCGGATACCCACATCTCCTACAACGGCACGAACGACGACACGGCCCTGCTGGGTATCGCCACGGACTCAACCAGTCCGGATCTCGCCCTATTCATGGCCCTGCGTCAGAACGAGACCATGGTGAGCCTGGCCACTCCCTACACCAGCTACAACGGCTGTACCCTGAGCGGATCGTGGTCTCAACCGAGGTATAAAACCCTGTGCAATCAGATTCAGCTCGTCAGAAAGCTGAATGCCCTCACCAGTTCGGCCGTCGCGCCGGGTGGCGGAACCACCTACCGGAATGCGTGGCCGGCCACCACCTGGACCCAGAACGGGAAGAGCCGCCGCTTTGCCAGTGCCGGGCGGTCGTTCTCCTCACTCCAGGGGCTCATTGTCGGCGGAGATCTCACCGACTGCGCCGGCGGCTCCATCGGCGAATGCGATCCGAAGTACGATGGCGCCCGCCACGGCCAGACCTACGCTTTCCAGGCGCTTTTTGATCGCTCGGCCGGCAGCGACTATCGCAGCAAGATCGCCACGGCGTCGTTTCTGCGAGGCCTGCGGCAGATCAGCGACGACATCCCACTGCACTACGCCCTGTACCCGGAACTGGGGAACCACGACCTGAGCCACTTCGACATCAACGACGGTTCCAGCAAACTGGTGGACTATGTGAAGTCCTGGAACCCCGATGCGTCGGGTGATCACAAAGTCACCAACCGTGACTCCGACTCCGGCGCCTACTCGATGGACTGGGGCAATCTGCACGTGATCGTGGCCGGAGTCTCTCCGGGTGCCTCCGGGCACGAGTACCGGTATAGCGACTCGAGCATGGAATGGTTCAAGAAGGACCTCGCCACCTACGCCTACGACGGCCGCCCTGTCGTCATCGCCCAGCATTTCGGTTTCGACACCGCCTGGTCGCTGACCAGTGAATTCTGGCAGGAATCCGATCGCATAGAAGGATTCATCGGACTCTGGCCGGCCATCAAGGACTACAACGTGATCGGGTTCTTCACCGGCCACGACCACAGCGTTGGCAAGCCATACCAGTTTCCCGACTGGAACACGTTTCCCAACTCGATGGGCTACGATGTGTTCCGTCCCGGCGCCGGCTACTCCCAGCAGTTTGCAGCGATTCGTGTGACCGATCACAGCCTGGATGTGGCGTACACGAAGCAGAAGGACTACGACTCCAGCGGCAACGTCGCCCTGGCCACCGATGCAAATGGACTATTCACTAAGAAGCTGGTGCCCGGACCGAAGCTCAGCCCGGATCTGCCCCAGTTGATCGATCCGGCCCTGCCAGCCGTCCAGGCAGCGGCGATGTCCACCTTCTCAGGGAACAACTACATCCTCACCGTGGACGCAAATCGCGGCTACAAAGTCCGCCGCGCCGATAGCCGCGGCTTCCCGGCCACTACCGTTCAGACCGGCGTCATGCCCGGATCGGTGCCGAACCTGCGCAGCTACCGCGCGGAACCGCACGGCGAAACGCGGATTCTGGCCACTACACCGCAGGGGACCGCCGCGTATCGCATGAGCGAGCCGAACGGCTTTCCGTCGACGACCAAGCTGGAGCTGCAGAAGCTGTGGGAGGTGAGTTTCATTCGAGGCGATCTTGTCATGCCCTTCGAAACCTGGAACTCGTTCTTCTACGAAAACGGAGGCAAAGAGAACAACTATCTGCTGGTGGAAGACGCGGGGTCGCCCACTGTGAGCATCTATCGTGTTGGCCAACAGGGCCCGGCCTTTGTCGCCTCGCGTACGCTCAACTCCTCGTTGATCGGCACCGTCGATGTGCCGTTTACCTATAAAGCGGCCAACGGGAAGCGCTACCCGGGTTTCCTGCGGTACGCCAAGGATCTGCAGCTCACCAACGGCACGACGCCGAACGTCGAGTTCTACGGTATCAATGACGACGACGCCAACAATCTCACCATCAGCTCACTTGGTTCCGAGCAGTGGCCCACCGGCGGCACGCCGATCCCCATCCGTATGTACGATGGCAGCACTGAGATCATAGTGAAGACCGCGTTCGCCCAGGCCTCCCTTCCGCTCTACACCAGCAGCCCCTACGTAGTGCGGGCGGTTCTCGACGATGGGACAGGCACCGACATCGCCTGGCGGGGCAGGGTAGGACTGCCCTCCAATCTCGCCGGCTTCGTCCATCTCGGGTACAGCAAGGATGGGAAAACTCAGCTGGGTGTTCTGGGAGACATCGGATTCTACGCCCGCTACTCGATGGAACCCTGA
- a CDS encoding ArsR/SmtB family transcription factor, with protein MPKKRIEQGLAEAALLFAALGDPTRLALLHRLSHDGASSISALSERFVITRQGITKHLRVLEAAGLVDGRRQGRESVWAMNPERLAEGQRCLDQIARGWDDALARLKSHIENG; from the coding sequence ATGCCGAAGAAGCGAATTGAGCAAGGGCTGGCCGAGGCGGCGTTGCTGTTCGCGGCTCTGGGCGATCCCACGCGCCTGGCCTTGCTGCACCGGCTGTCCCACGACGGCGCGTCCTCCATTTCGGCGCTTTCCGAACGCTTCGTGATTACCAGGCAGGGGATCACGAAGCACCTGCGGGTGCTGGAGGCGGCGGGCCTGGTGGACGGCCGCCGCCAGGGGCGCGAGAGCGTCTGGGCGATGAATCCGGAGCGGTTGGCGGAAGGGCAGCGCTGCCTTGACCAGATCGCCCGTGGATGGGATGACGCGCTGGCCCGTTTGAAGTCTCACATCGAGAACGGCTGA
- a CDS encoding SRPBCC family protein translates to MTFTEMSRIDRSIEISATPERVWRALTTREELAAWFQVAIEGEIAAGSEVWMTTTNPAYSGMRFQVKFVELVPPSRFVWEWHPGAVDPKVDYAKEHRTTVTFTLEPKPGGTRLNVSETGFDAISLPRRASAFKDNTQGWAEVLVWLQKYAEEAN, encoded by the coding sequence ATGACATTCACGGAAATGAGCCGGATCGATCGATCCATCGAGATCAGTGCCACGCCCGAACGCGTCTGGCGGGCGCTGACCACACGAGAAGAACTCGCCGCCTGGTTCCAGGTGGCCATTGAGGGTGAGATCGCCGCAGGCTCCGAAGTGTGGATGACCACCACCAATCCGGCGTACAGCGGGATGCGGTTCCAGGTGAAATTCGTCGAACTGGTACCGCCTTCGCGATTCGTCTGGGAGTGGCATCCCGGCGCCGTGGATCCCAAGGTGGATTACGCGAAGGAGCACCGGACCACCGTCACCTTCACACTGGAGCCCAAGCCAGGCGGAACGCGGCTGAACGTGTCGGAGACCGGCTTCGACGCCATCTCGCTGCCGCGCCGCGCCAGTGCGTTCAAGGACAACACCCAGGGCTGGGCGGAAGTGTTGGTCTGGCTGCAAAAGTATGCCGAAGAAGCGAATTGA